The following coding sequences lie in one Spinacia oleracea cultivar Varoflay chromosome 1, BTI_SOV_V1, whole genome shotgun sequence genomic window:
- the LOC110802375 gene encoding uncharacterized protein yields MANQGAKKRKEENARHMSNILRLIIGCNVAYILLRMIFYHSSFTWKHWVGLILTSLAYAMPYKQLASMAKPAYTNDGELIDGGFDMSTGGVCGYLHDLIYITCFVQIASLISDKFWYTYLVIPGFAAYKASGFIKGFMSNDSEGGEEDEKTRKKREKMERKASRPKFAKTRTR; encoded by the exons ATGGCAAACCAGGGAGCtaagaagagaaaggaagagaaTGCCCGTCATATGTCAAACATTCTTCGTTTAATAATTGGGTGTAAT GTTGCCTACATCTTGCTGAGGATGATTTTTTATCATTCTTCCTTCACTTGGAAGCACTGGGTTGGCCTGATATTGACATCTTTGGCTTATGCAATGCCCTATAAACAACTTGCCAGTATGGCTAAACCAGCCTACACAAACGATGGCGAGCTTATCGATGGTGGCTTTGATATGAGTACCGGAGGAGTTTGTGG GTATTTGCATGACTTAATCTACATCACATGTTTTGTTCAGATTGCCTCACTCATCTCCGACAAATTTTGGTATACGTACTTAGTG ATACCAGGATTTGCGGCTTATAAAGCTTCTGGCTTCATCAAAGGCTTCATGTCAAACGATTCGGAG GGCGGGGAGGAGGATGAAAAGACTCGTAAGAAAAGGGAAAAGATGGAAAGGAAAGCTTCAAGACCCAAATTTGCGAAAACACGAACTAGATAG
- the LOC130460726 gene encoding uncharacterized protein — protein MGSSLSRTRGDSGVGTSGQRIPDSNCDWGSKCNCPNNEHSYSAEYKNNLYLAQKENTSTRNYLEEWFRKREVEPGEEVESKYDDRKPTPSDLRFFGEGDSDEEPSGSDSFDLVYVGECENENGDAVGSPGQLSSGYPSSKKGEKGKKSASASDDA, from the exons ATGGGTTCTTCTTTGTCTAGAACTCGAGGTGATTCTGGGGTGGGAACTTCTGGTCAAAGAATCCCCGATTCCAACTGTGATTGGGGATCCAAGTGCAACTGTCCCAATAACGAGCATTCCTACTCCGccgaatataaaaacaatctgtatttggcccaaaaagaaaatacgagtactcgaaactatttggaagaatggtttcggaagagggaagtggagccaggagaggaggttgagtcaaaatatgacgatcggaaacccactccctcagatctgcgttttttcggtgaaggagattccgatgag gaaccaagtgggtctgattcatttgatctggtgtatgttggagagtgtgaaaatgagaatggtgatgctgttgggtctccaggacaactttcatctggttatccctcctcaaagaaaggagaaaagggaaaaaaatcggcttcagcatctgatgatgcttag
- the LOC130460729 gene encoding probable xyloglucan glycosyltransferase 6 has product MPRPPNTEFQEWWNKQQKEIHNNLNHNHNHNTPSSAATTTTSSTSNVENPNFVSVEIATSESVSSPVNHKDRRNRTRSIRQLSFFCLLKVQQFLHSISSIFSSFLSLLRTANRRIANSPPLPRRYAADSRFYRLIKVLLGVVLILLCFELIAYFKGWHFSPPSLHKAEVLGFVELVYASWLRIRAEYLAPPLQSLSNICIVLFLVQSVDRAVLMLGCFWIKLRGIKPVAEMEYSSKSEDHNVEDFPMVLVQIPMCNEREVYQNSIGAACVQDWPRERMLVQVLDDSDDPDVQQLIKAEVQKWQQRGVRILYRHRLIRTGYKAGNLKSAMNCNYVKDYEFVAIFDADFQPTPDFLKKTVPYFKGNDDLALVQTRWEFVNKDENLLTRLQYINLAFHFEVEQQVNGVFINFFGFNGTAGVWRIKALEDCGGWSERTTVEDMDVAVRAHLCGWKFIFLNDVKCLCELPESYEAYKKQQYRWHSGPMQLFRMCFMEIIRSKVSWTKKFNLIFLFFLLRKLILPFYSFTLFCIILPLTMFLPEAHLPAWVVCYVPGFMSLLNILPAPQSFPFIVPYLLFENTMSVTKFNAMITGLFRFKGSYEWVVTKKSGRSSEADLLGLSEKESEISANTSTLQRSASDSGLEELNKLNMSKKSGKIKINRLYRKELALAFILLTASVRSLLSAQGIHFYFLLFQGITFLIVGLDLIGEQVS; this is encoded by the exons atgCCTCGACCTCCAAACACCGAGTTCCAAGAATGGTGGAACAAGCAGCAAAAGGAGATTCACAACAATCTCAATCACAACCACAACCACAACACACCTTCCTCTGCTGCTACTACTACTACTTCGTCAACTTCCAATGTCGAAAACCCTAATTTCGTCTCCGTCGAGATCGCTACATCGGAATCTGTATCATCGCCTGTAAATCACAAGGATCGCCGCAATCGAACTCGCAGCATCCGCCAGCTCTCCTTTTTCTGTCTTTTGAAGGTTCAGCAATTCCTCCACTCTATCTCTTCCATTTTCTCCtcgtttctctctctcctccgcaCCGCCAACCGCCGCATCGCTAATTCGCCGCCGCTGCCTCGTCGTTACGCTGCCGATTCTAGATTTTACCGGCTGATCAAAGTGCTTTTAGGTGTGGTTCTGATTTTGCTGTGTTTTGAGCTGATTGCTTACTTCAAAGGCTGGCATTTTAGTCCGCCGTCGTTGCATAAGGCGGAGGTGTTAGGGTTTGTTGAGCTGGTTTATGCTAGTTGGTTGAGAATTAGGGCGGAATATTTAGCTCCGCCATTGCAGAGCTTGTCCAATATCTGCATTGTATTGTTTCTAGTGCAATCGGTGGACCGTGCCGTGTTGATGTTGGGTTGTTTTTGGATAAAATTGAGAGGGATTAAGCCGGTTGCGGAAATGGAGTATTCTTCCAAGTCTGAGGATCATAATGTGGAGGATTTCCCTATGGTTTTAGTGCAGATTCCTATGTGCAATGAAAGGGAG GTCTATCAAAATTCCATTGGAGCAGCATGTGTCCAAGACTGGCCAAGGGAAAGAATGCTTGTGCAAGTTTTGGACGATTCTGATGATCCAGATGTCCAACAGCTGATAAAAGCAGAAGTTCAAAAGTGGCAACAAAGGGGTGTTCGCATCTTGTATAGACACCGTCTTATCCGGACAGGTTATAAGGCTGGAAATCTAAAATCTGCAATGAACTGTAACTATGTCAAAGACTACGAGTTTGTTGCCATATTTGATGCTGACTTTCAACCAACACCAGATTTTCTGAAGAAAACTGTTCCATATTTCAAG GGAAATGATGACCTTGCATTAGTCCAAACAAGGTGGGAATTTGTGAACAAGGATGAAAACTTGCTGACAAGATTGCAATACATAAATTTGGCCTTCCACTTTGAGGTTGAGCAGCAAGTCAATGGAGTGTTCATCAACTTCTTTGGTTTTAATGGAACAGCTGGTGTCTGGAGGATCAAGGCTTTAGAGGATTGTGGTGGCTGGTCAGAAAGGACAACTGTTGAAGACATGGATGTTGCTGTCCGTGCTCATCTTTGTGGATGGAAATTCATCTTTCTGAATGATGTGAAG TGTCTTTGTGAGCTGCCAGAGTCTTATGAAGCGTACAAGAAACAGCAATATCGCTGGCATTCAGGCCCTATGCAATTATTTCGTATGTGCTTCATGGAAATAATTCGTTCGAAG GTGAGTTGGACGAAGAAGTTCAACCTaatatttcttttctttttgctcAGAAAGCTTATTCTACCCTTCTATTCCTTCACTCTTTTCTGCATCATTCTTCCACTGACAATGTTTCTCCCAGAAGCTCATTTACCGGCTTGGGTAGTCTGTTATGTCCCTGGTTTCATGTCTCTGTTGAATATCCTTCCAGCTCCACAGTCATTCCCATTTATAGTTCCCTATTTATTGTTTGAGAACACTATGTCAGTTACCAAGTTCAATGCCATGATTACTGGACTATTTCGATTTAAAGGTTCCTATGAGTGGGTAGTAACAAAGAAATCAGGAAGGTCATCTGAAGCCGATCTACTCGGTTTATCAGAAAAAGAATCTGAAATTTCAGCGAACACGTCCACTTTACAAAGGTCTGCGTCAGACTCGGGCCTTGAAGAGCTGAACAAGTTGAACATGAgtaagaaaagtgggaaaattaaaataaatcgaTTGTACAGAAAAGAACTTGCCCTGGCGTTTATTTTATTGACTGCCTCGGTCAGAAGCTTGTTATCAGCACAAGGAATTCACTTTTATTTCCTGTTATTTCAAGGAATCACTTTCCTGATTGTCGGCCTCGATTTGATAGGAGAGCAAGTAAGTTGA